The Priestia megaterium NBRC 15308 = ATCC 14581 region CGCATGAAATTGCCAACCCAGTATTGGACGCCCATCCTTACCTTAGTAACGGCTTTGCTTTTTTAAGTCGTAATAGGGAAGGTCAAAAAATGGTATATGGCCTTTTTGCTTTTAATTATTCCGCTTTAATTAGCTGTGGAATTTCTGCATCCGCTCTTTCAGGGCTAAAATATGCGATACCAAAGCTCGTCTCAGAAGTCGCCAATCAGCTTTTTATTGATAATCGCCATGAGAATTTAACTAATTTCTTTGACTATGATGAGCCGGAATTTATCGGCAGCTGGTCAAAGGACAATAATCAAGTGAAAACAATATAGCAAAACACATTTTTAACAATGAAAAAGGTGAAGCATATGGAGCCGATCTCTAAAAAGAAGATAGCTACTTTGTATACTCAAATTAGCCAAGAGATTTTTAATGTAGGTGTGAATACTCAAAAAATAGATATTATTGATAATAAAATTCTTATTCTAGCTCAATCAAAAAGAATGCCGGCACTAGAAGCCCTTAGTGAAGAATATAGAGAATTAGTGATGTCTCTTGATGCCGCTTTGTCGACTAAATATAAAAAAATGCTAAAGCAAAAAGTGGAGCTTTTATTTGATATCGAGGTCACTTCTTTATTTAGAGATTATGATCCTGTTACAGAGAATTCTTGTACAGTTATTTGCTTTAAATAGCTTCTCTATATAAATGGCAAAACGTTCGATGAAATCGTTTGTTTCGCAAAACACGTAAAAGACGGATGCTTATCTTCTGTTTACAGAAGCAAAGAGCCGTGAAGATAGAAGGGTTTCCTTCTGTTTTCACGGCTCTTTTTATAGATATTTTCATAAAAAAGGAGTGGAAAAATGGCTACATATACACTTGTTAATAAAGGGGCTGTAAAAACTAGTTAAAAAAATCCAATCGATCATTAAAGGAGTGAAAAGCAAGTGGCGATAAATGAAAAAGGTGAAACTCAGCATATGGAACTAATAAAAAAATCAGCACCTAACCCTTCATGGTTGGATAAGCTGTTTCATTTAACCGAACGCAAAACAGATGTAAAAACAGAAATTCTTGCTGGAATTACTACTTTTGTGACGATGAGCTATATTATCTTTGTTAATCCGACGATTTTAGCAGACGCAGGCATTCCAAAAGAAGCGGCAATTGCAGCGACGATTTTTGCCACTGTCTTTGCTACTCTTTTGTTTGCATTATGGGCGAACATGCCTATTGCAGTAGCACCAGGAATGGGGCTTAACGCTTTTTTTACGTATACAGTGGTATTGGGTGAAGGGCTAACGTGGCAAACAGGTTTAGGAGCCGTATTTATTTCAGGGGTTGTATTTTTTATTTTAACGATAACAGGCTTACGCAAGAAGATTATTGAAGGGATACCCGCTATTTTAAAAAGTGCTATTTCTGTTGGAATCGGTCTATTTATTGCTTTTATCGGTTTTAAGCAAGCAGGCATTATTGTAAGCAACAAAGAAAATTTAGTAGCTCTTGGTCAGCTTACAAAACCGGGCCCATTCCTTGCTTTATTAGGTTTTATGGCGGTAACTGTATTAACTGCTCGAAAAATTAAAGGAGCTGCCCTGATTAGCATTTTGCTAGTATCAATTGCGGGGATGGTGCTGGGCATAGTAGAAGCACCTAAAAGCATCAGCAGCGTTGTGTCATTTTCAATGCCGAGCATGTCAGAAACTTTTTTACAAATGGATATTAAATCTGCTCTCCATTACGGTCTTTTCTCTATTATTTTTTCATTTACGCTTGTGGAGCTATTCGATAATTTAGGATCGATGATTGGATTATCTAAAAAAGCTGGATTAATGGATGAAAAAGGAGAAATTAAGGGGTTAGATAAAGCGCTTGTGGCAGATTCTCTTGCGACTGTAGCCAGTGCTGCTATGGGGTCTACTGCAATGAACGCATATGTAGAAAACGCTGCGGGAATTGCAGAAGGAGGCAAAACGGGCCTTAAAGCACTGGTCGTTGCCATATTGTTTTTAGTGAGTCTTTTATTTACGCCATTAATTAGTATTATTCCTTCTTTTGCTACAGCGCCTATTTTAATTATGGTTGGAGCTCTCATGTTGACAGAAATAAAAAACATTCCTCTAGACGAGATAACAGATGCTGTGCCTGCTTTTTGTACTATTAGTTTGATGCCGTTAACGTTTAGTATCGGCGAAGGCTTAGCGCTAGGGTTTTTATCTTATACATTCGTTAAATTGTTAGCCGGCAGGGCGAAGGAAATTCACTGGATTATGTATATGATTAGCGCCGCTTTTATTATCAACTTCGTTTGGGCTGCTTGAGCGCATATATCTAGAGCAAAAAAGACTTCTCAGCTGAGAAGTCTTTTTACTGTTCATGTAAATTTTAATTGCTCTTTTCTTACAAGAATAAAAGGTAGCGAAGAAAGATATATAACGTTGAAATCAAAAGAGATACAAGCATAATTGGAGCTCCAATTTTCAAAAAATCCATAAACGAAAATTTATGTCCTTTTTTTACAGCCATGCCAGCTACAATGACGTTGGCAGATGCTCCAATTAACGTACCGTTTCCTCCCAAACATGCTCCTAGAGCCAATGACCACCATAGTACATTGATTTGAGCAGAATCAGGGCTCATTCCCATTCCATGAGCCATATCTTGAATAAGTGGAATCATTGTAGCAACAAAAGGAATGTTATCAATAACAGCTGAAGCAATTCCGCTAATCCACAAAATCAGATAAGCTGACAGTGCGATATTGCCGTCTGTAACGTTTAACGCGCCAGCAGCCAGCTTTTTAATAATGCCTACATCAATTAAGCCTCCGACAAGAACAAACAAACCTGCAAAGAAAATAATCGTTGTCCATTCAACAGAATCAAATGCGCTTTCTACTTCATCATGAGTTCTTAATCCAATTACCAGTAGTACAGCAGCACCCGTAATGGCTACCATAGCCGCATCAATGTGCAAAACAGAATGCAGGGTAAAACCTAGAATCGTTAATACTAATACAGTTAACGATTTTTTCATTAAAACAGAATCTTGAATATAATCTTTTTCATTTAAACTCATTAGCTCTTGCTTTTTACTATCTTCTACTTTTAACTTTTTACGATAGATAAGAACAAGAATCCCCAGTGTAACAACACCGATAATCAGCACTGCAGGAGTTAAATTTAATAAAAAAGCATTAAAATCAAGGTGAGGGTTCGCTGCCCCAATCATGATATTAGGCGGGTCGCCTATTAAAGTTGCCGTTCCTCCAATATTTGAAAACAGCACTTCTGATATAAGAAACGGAAAAGGATTAATGTTTAAGATAGTAGTAATCGAAAATGTAACGGGAACAATTAATAACACGGTTGTCACATTGTCTAAAAAAGCTGATCCGACGCCTGTTAAAATCGATAAAATAACTAGAATTCGAACCGGATCACCTTTAGCAATTTTAGCAGACTTGATGGCTGCGTATTGAAACACGCCTGTTTTATTTGTGATGCCGACTAAAATCATCATACCCATAAGAAGGACAATTGTTTCCCACTGAATGTGTTCGGTAATAGCGTTATTAAAATCGACAATGCCTAACAAAATCATTAATATAGCACCTAAAAGAGCTGCTGAAGCGCGATTGATCTTTTCAGTCATAATCAGAAAATATGTAATGATAAATATAATAATGGCTGCGTATACATGGAAACTTGTAATGTGTTGAATTGCATTGTGCATAACTGTAACCTGGCGATATGTCATCTAGACGTCGCGAAGTGTAGATGACGCAAACTTTGGATGTTTTCCAGGTTTTCACCTCATCTTTCATCGTTTAATTTACATCCAACTTTATGGTGAAACTTCTATAAAATCCGCTTTCCTTTAACCAACCTCCTTTAAAAGCTTTGGTGTTCTTCAAAATGAAGACGATTCCTTCAGCATTATATCATATTTACATAAAAGCTTTCTTGCTAATTATTCATGTGATTTTCAACCCACACGCTTATTATGCACCTTAAATTCAGTTTACATAATTGATTCCTCTAAGATGGGACAAAGTTAGACAAAGTTGGAACAGTGTCCAATTTTGTCTAACTTTGTGAGAGCAAATAAAACAATGGATTGCTAAGATAAAGCGGTTTTCATGTTGGCACGGTACTTGCAAGAGTAATTAAGTGAAGTTTGATAATCA contains the following coding sequences:
- a CDS encoding Na-translocating system protein MpsC family protein; protein product: MEPISKKKIATLYTQISQEIFNVGVNTQKIDIIDNKILILAQSKRMPALEALSEEYRELVMSLDAALSTKYKKMLKQKVELLFDIEVTSLFRDYDPVTENSCTVICFK
- a CDS encoding NCS2 family permease, with the protein product MAINEKGETQHMELIKKSAPNPSWLDKLFHLTERKTDVKTEILAGITTFVTMSYIIFVNPTILADAGIPKEAAIAATIFATVFATLLFALWANMPIAVAPGMGLNAFFTYTVVLGEGLTWQTGLGAVFISGVVFFILTITGLRKKIIEGIPAILKSAISVGIGLFIAFIGFKQAGIIVSNKENLVALGQLTKPGPFLALLGFMAVTVLTARKIKGAALISILLVSIAGMVLGIVEAPKSISSVVSFSMPSMSETFLQMDIKSALHYGLFSIIFSFTLVELFDNLGSMIGLSKKAGLMDEKGEIKGLDKALVADSLATVASAAMGSTAMNAYVENAAGIAEGGKTGLKALVVAILFLVSLLFTPLISIIPSFATAPILIMVGALMLTEIKNIPLDEITDAVPAFCTISLMPLTFSIGEGLALGFLSYTFVKLLAGRAKEIHWIMYMISAAFIINFVWAA
- a CDS encoding ArsB/NhaD family transporter encodes the protein MHNAIQHITSFHVYAAIIIFIITYFLIMTEKINRASAALLGAILMILLGIVDFNNAITEHIQWETIVLLMGMMILVGITNKTGVFQYAAIKSAKIAKGDPVRILVILSILTGVGSAFLDNVTTVLLIVPVTFSITTILNINPFPFLISEVLFSNIGGTATLIGDPPNIMIGAANPHLDFNAFLLNLTPAVLIIGVVTLGILVLIYRKKLKVEDSKKQELMSLNEKDYIQDSVLMKKSLTVLVLTILGFTLHSVLHIDAAMVAITGAAVLLVIGLRTHDEVESAFDSVEWTTIIFFAGLFVLVGGLIDVGIIKKLAAGALNVTDGNIALSAYLILWISGIASAVIDNIPFVATMIPLIQDMAHGMGMSPDSAQINVLWWSLALGACLGGNGTLIGASANVIVAGMAVKKGHKFSFMDFLKIGAPIMLVSLLISTLYIFLRYLLFL